The DNA region CTTCGGAGTCTTCACAATACCAATCATTTTATTCCACCGAAATTAGTGATGGGACTAGTTCTTCCTCAAGCGGTAGTAGTTCCAGTGAAACGACgaccaaaaagaaaaattcgGGTTACAGATGCCGTCAttcatctttttccttttcaatattatcTGTTAtatcttattttcttttgtaagGTTTGTGTAACAAAACGTATATACAGGCCGTAATTTTTATTCCTTAGTGGTCTCCTTTAtaagttcttctttttagatATATGATGGTTATATTATTGTTAATTGTACCACACCTTTCGTGTCGTTATTTTGATCACTAGCCGTTCGTCTAACAAGTTCAATTGATACGAAGAGGTAAATATTGAGGTTATTGCTTCTGTCCCACACACAGCAGTTACTGGGGTTTCGTTTAGAATGTCAGTGGCGGCAAAAAGTAAGCGCTCTTCTTGGAACTTCTgacattttttgtttaaaatattattgtCAGTACAGTTACCAAACTATTCTCTCCTTTTCAATGGGGACAAGTGGGGAATTTCAGTTGAATTAACGGAGCTGATTTAACCGGTGCTAGACGCCGTTCGTTTTTAAGAGACCTTTCCAGTAGACTATCGTCCatatattactattatatacggtgttaaaagatgacataaattaaGATTCAACGTGTCAtcaaaattaatggaagctgaagcgcaaggattgatattgtaataggattaatgaatgacaacatataaaaagagaaacagaatcatttataatattatgtataaagcagatttttttttgtcgATTCCTAAATTTACGAGGAGgatctctagtataatatatatacgcaATActataacattaagaaacaacGGAATCtcaaagatcatcatacgACTTAAATagtcattaaaaaaataattcatATAATACAGAAAGTAATGTTCCGATGCGAAATTCCTCCTGTTGCGAAAGCGTTATAGCGATAAAACCGTTGGTAAAGTTTAGAAACGGTAAGTTGaatgaaaggaaaataTAATTTCAACTGTATTTCGCGATCTTTCCTTCTAACGGGTTGTTATTTCTAATACTATATTTGAGCATCCACCTCACTTAGGGTCCTACGTtcatctatatacataccCATACACTACTCTCTATTTCATAACCGCACTTCAATCACCcaaacatatataaaccATCAATTATACTTCAATCCGGCCTATATGCGCTCCCGATATCAACACATTCCCAATCACTCATAATAACTTACAATTATATTCACCACTCCCACATCATAGCACCACATACGTAAAACTATATCCATATACTTCTTACTCTTTAAATATTGATAAAACATAAACTGATGAACATAGACATTACCTATAATTATCTCACTACCCTATTCACTCCTTATATCATAACATCCCTCCTCGGAATATTTTAATATATAGCAACAAcactttctctttcaaacactataaaaattaaacatTCAATATTAATTTACATATTATTCCACTTTCTCAATTTTCATTGAACAGctaaatatttttacacTCAACAAATTCATCTACAGAATATTCTGCATAAATACGCCTAAACCATAATATGCCGTACTCTTATTACTCAATAACATAGTTTTGGACTTCGCCAACAGTATAGTTCTTGCAGCCATCATGGCATTCAGGTGCGGCTGACAAACCCTGGGTAATGCTGTCTTACAAGATCATGTGATAGTCACGTTATTTGAGCATTTTTAGCCATCCTTACCCGTCCGTAGAATACGGCCCAAAAATCTCGGTCTTTTTCCCTTGGCACACCTCGCAAAACGCAGCTAAACTACCGCCAAATCTCCTGAAAAACACACATGCTCGTAAAGGTGGCATGATGGATTAAGCTTCCTACCCCGTGTTGCCGAGATTACCAATTGTTTGTGGGGGCGGGGGTAGTGGTAGTCGGATGTCTTTTCTGtatattgaatattctcaaacatataaatacaaaagatATATTGTTGTTCCTGTAATCTAGCTTAAATTGTtttataatgaaaaatgaaagaaatcaatttaaaagaacaaatacACAATAATGACAAAAAGTAACAACGAAAGCGAATACGGCCTCATCACAATTGGTGATGCGGCAAGGTTCCAGGCTACCATTTCAGAACTCGGTGTTACACTGGTTGATTTAAGGGTGAATAACCAATCAGTTGTTCTAGGATATCCGGAAATTCAAGATTATTTAACGGATAAGGCCAACTATCTCGGTGCTACTGTCGGTCGTTATGCGAACCGTATTTATAAGGGTGTTTACATGTTGGAGGATGGTCCTCACAAGTTAACTGTTGACAATTGTGGTAACGCAAACCACAGTAGTATCAGCGGTTTCAACCGTAAGAAATACACGGCGTCTCCTGTTGAAAATCCTTCCAAGGATGTTTACATTGCCAAATTCTCTTTGTTTGATGACCACACACAATCTAATCCCAATGAATTCCCTGGTGATCTAGAAGTTACAGTAACGTATACTTTGAATGTTGCAGAAATGACGTTAGACTTGGATTTCCGTGCACAACTGGTACGTGGAGAGGCTACTCCTATCAATATGACCAGCCACACGTACTTCAATTTGAACAAGACTAAGAGTGCGAAGTCTATCAGTGGTACCGAAGTTAAACTTTGTTCAAACAAGTCACTAGAAGTCAGCGAAGGAGCACTAATTCCGACCGGTAAGatcattgaaagaaagattgCTACGCTTGACTCCACTAATCCTACTGTTTTACGTGACGATGGTCCCATTTCAGATTACGGTTTTATTGTTGAAGCAaataaagatttgaaaacaacagaCTCTGTGAGCGTGAATAAGTTGGTTCCTGCTTTTGAGGCTTATCATCCAGAATCGCATCTTACATTAGAGGTTTCAACAACAGAACCAATGGTTCTTTTCTACACCGGTGACAATCTGTGCGGCGAGTTCACACCCAGATCTGGATTTGCCGTTGAACAGGGCAGATATGTTGATGCTATCAACCGTGATGAATGGAGAGATTGTGTTCTTTTGAAGCGTGGTGAAGTATACACTTCAAAGACTCAATATCGTTTCAAGATTTAGGTATGCAGTTGAATTACTCTTACGTTTACAATGCCTCTCATTTATCTGTTAATACGAACTTTATAATGATATATGATATAAATTTAATTTAATGTTAATGTGTTACAAAAGTTACTCAAGGATTGTTAAAGACCGCTTTGAACTTTTTGGGCTCATAGCGGATTTAATTGAGTCGCCGCTGCTTCTCTCGTTAGATTTAACATCTGCTGTACATTGAAGAAAGGATCTCAACCCTTGGAAAATTATTACCACACTGAATTGCATTTTCCGATGACTATTGATATGTCACAATAAACATATTTTCTGCCCTGAATGTTCCAATCCATAATCATTTGGGCATTGAAatatgttcttttttcgtGGACTGAAGTGCCATACCCCACTATTTTGACAGTAGTATTCCAGGTCTGGATatactttcaaaaagtgaAATACACCATTTGATGAGCGACATATACACTTCAATTACAACAGAAACGGAGCATCCACTGGGTTCCAATGCATAATATTGTCATATAAAATGAGATTGCAACCGTTTACTTAGCTGAACTGGCACATACTTTGCTCATTTAACACATTTATTTCGCATATTAAAAACAGGAGTGTGTTCGAAATCACTGTTAAACTCTGGTAAAACACGAATATCATTGCCATCCAATGGTTTTGTCAATATTTGAATCGTGAGATCTATGTTGAAATCATGATTTGTAAGAGAGTGCGGCTGAACATTTGTCTCGAGCAAAGACCCACACACCGTACCATAGATTGTCTAGAAGCTGCTACTTTACGCATTTCTGATAAtcgatatttttctttttcacgCCTTATAACGCCTAAAGCCGCATCGTGTAAGATAGCGATTACTGTGCGTTTACGAAACAGTATGTTTAGAATGATTTCGAAGGCATCATTGTTCCAGTtgcaaagaagagaaacaaaCTGAAATGACTACTGATACGAAGACCAtaattgttgttggtgctGGAGTATTTGGTGTGTCAGCAGCAAACCACTTATATAGGGAGTTGGATGCTACAACGTACAAAATAAAGCTTATCACCGCCTCCGattatgtatattttttacCTTCCGCTGTGCGTTTAATGATATCTAAAGAATATTCTAGTTCAATCCTGCCGCTAAAAAAAGTCCTTGACGATGGAGTTCAGGTAGTAAAGGATAAGGTTGCTAGCTTTAACCCCAAAGACTTGGTTTTGGAGTCAGGAGAGGTAGAAAAATTCGATGTGTTGATCCTTGCAACAGGCTCAAAATGGCCTGATCCAATTAGTTCAACATGTGAGTTCGGAGATAATTATAAAAcgcattttgaaaaagaagccTCTCGAATTGCAGATGCTAATCACATACTTTTCATCGGGGGTGGCTTTGTTAATTGCGAAATAGTTGGTGAATTGATATTTAAATATGAAGATGAGATCAGATCTGGTAAAAAAAGCATTTCCATCATTCACAATTCTGATAAGTTGTTGCCGAATTCAGGCCTATACGGCGATACTTTAAGGGAAAAGGTAACGAATTATCTTGCTGACCACGGTATCAAGCTTTACTTGAACACAGTAGGGAGTTTCTCCAGTACCACACCGAACCGTATTGTTTTTGGCGAGAGCGCATTGGAGCATGTGGATGCAGATTTGATTTATAAAGGTGTTGGAATCTCACCAAACGTTCCATTAAATTCTATTTCAAACCTTTGCGATAATAAAGGCTTTATTCAagtcaaaagaaatttccAGGTTAAAGCcattgaagaaggaaatatTTTTGCAATTGGAGATGTTACAAACTTCAGGTACCATGGGCTATTCAAAAGGGACAATTGGATTGACGTTTTGACACGTAACGTTATGGGCTTTCTGAATGAGGGTTCGAAAGCCAACCTTATCAATGCAAGTTCGTATGAATCAGGACACGCTCCATCTGGTGTTTCACTCGGCCCGAATGTGGGGTTCGGGCAACTACCAGTTCCTTTACTTGGAACCTTTAATTTGCCATCGTTTTTGGTTGCTAGggcaaaatcaaagaatctCCTGAGTGATAAAATGGAATctttatttaaaaattAGACAAACCTTACCATCAGTTTGACTGACTCTAGAAAATTTGGTTGAAAAAGTCCAACCTAGTGTATACGTATATTAGTTTGCAAGACATGACTTTTAGATTTCTCTATAGCACTTAGCTTTGTTAGTAGCAGTGACGTTTTTTGATTGAAAATCTAGGTCAGTAAGCACGGGAACTTTTctcttgtctttttctgttAACTTaactatatttttttttatagaagTTTTGCACTTCTATAGTGTTTAACTCCTTCTTGCCCATATTGTACTAGCCGTGCCATATTGGAGCAGCATATCCCGTTCTAAGAGATTATTGCAGACCCGTCAGATACAGATATTGAATAGCCGGTATCTATTTCAGTAGTTACCTTTTGGTACATTTACTTAAACACTCTGTGAAAGACCAACTGCTTCTGTTTTGACGTTTCGAGTTACAATGAATCATTTAGAGCACCTCTACTGAAGTTATTATCtgtgaaaaaatattagcATAAGAATGAAGCCATTGATATTCAGTATCTCACATTGAAGACTATTGTAAtttgttttgcaaaataATGGACTTtagaaacaaaacaatttaGAAAAATCTTTGCACTAATACAGAGGAAGGGGTATTATTTAACTTTACAAGCAGATTTTTCACTTgtgaacaagaaaaatccGTAGCAAATATTAAGACCAAATCACAAATaggtatttttttattcaaaaggCTTGGAAATGAGATCAGTTTTCCTTTTATGGAGCTGATTGTGcacattttttcaaccGTAgcattaaaaaaaatttcatgaTTGTATAACTTGGTGACATATATAACACTAAACACATATTAAAGAAACACAATCTGCTCTTATATATGGAGTTTCTGCAGGAAAGAATTGATGCGTCTTTTAAGCAACAAAGATTTTAAAATTGATGCCTCCCATTATCTTCGTATTGCGATTTGGCGGCACACGAAATGTTTATAGTGTCAGAACCTCGGTGAGAACAAAAGAGAGACAGCAGTGTAGGTctacaaataaaaaaatgttaaaaAACTATAAATGGGTCATGAATTGATTGTAATTATTTGCATATTACATATATGTTTAAATTTTCGTTTAATTATTTAATTattctctctctctctcttaAATCTCTCTGTTAGATTTTTCACAATACCGATCTTCATAGGGGAGAATTGTTTTACTTGAACCACATAATAAACTACTATCATaccaaaaatattaaagatAATGTAAGCCCATATGAAACCAAAGTTTCTCCATAAGTGGTTATAGGTAGTCTCAAGATGTGTTAGGTATTCATCACCAACTTTATAAACACAGTATGCACAATCGGAGGTAGCATCTGGGTTGGCAATATACCCAGttccaaatttgaaaaatggtttCGTAAATTCACCACATGTTTGACCTGTCGGAGGGTTGAACACAGATAGCTCTTTCTCTGAACACTTAACAGGTTTCTCATGCATCATTAAACCAACgaaattttgtaaaaagTATGTGTAAGGAGACAATTTCCACATAAACGTCCAGAACCCAGGCATTAAAAAGGCAGGCTGAACGACGCCACAGAAAGAGAgcaaaaatgataaaaggAATCCAACGATCACATTAGCAGATTGCAGGTTTGGAGACGCGTACAAAATCATTAAAGCAAGACCGACATAGTAAAGTTGGAAGATTATCGCATAGTTTAGGTATACAATACCAGACCTAGACACCTCGAAAAAGATTCCTAAGGGGAAATAGaacgaaacaaaaaaaattgttgaaaataataagTGGTAAGGCAGTTCGTTTAAATACTGAGTGATCAATAGTAAAGACCAATGAAACATGTTGGATTTAGACTCACGAACTTCATATAGTTCCTTGGCAGCAGTGGCGCGATCTTGAATTTGGTTAGTTGCAGGAGCAGATATAACAATAGCCATAAAACACGCAAACATAGTATTTTGCAAGCCAATGTAACTATTTCCCACATGGAAAAAGGTGAAACCAATGAACAGACCACTTACCATCAACAGCATCATTTTTGCCATAATGTAGTTTAGGTTCCTCCAAAACGTCAAACTAGACCTGGCCAAGACACGCTTGAATTGATAAGTGTACGATGTTGCATACTTGGAAGGGTTTTTGTCTATGTCTTGAGACGTAGAAGACAAATCCTTAATCATAGTGCTAACTTTTTCATCCACCTTTGCAATCTCGGGTGATGTCTTCCATATATCGTGCCAATTCTCTTGAACAGATGCTGTAGCCCCGGCGCCAATGGCTTCTAAAATATACTCAGCTGGGTTTTCACTTTTCTGGCACTTTCTAGCACCGTTcctttcaaaatattccaGTACTacatttgaatttttacCTATATCACCAAAATAGACTGTTTGACCACCTTTTcgtaatagtaatagtcTATCAAACTGCTCAAACAGAGTAGCTGAGGGTTGATGTATAGTACACAGAATCGATTGACCTGCTAGTGCTaatcttttcaacatcTTGACAATAGCCCATGCAGACTGTGAATCCAAACCAGAAGTTGGTTCAtccaaaaataacaataggTCTGGTTTACCAACCAGTTCAACACCAATTGACAGCTTCTTTCTCTGTTCAACGTTCAAACCGTAACCGGTTTCGCCTACAAGAGCTTCAGAAAACCCTTGCATTTCAAGGATGTCCATAATCTTTTCGACATACTCCATCTTTTCAGTGTCAGTAACAGATTGTGAACGACGCATACGGGCACTGAATTGCAGTGACTCTTTGACGGTAAGTTCTGCGATATGAAGGTCCTGCTGTTGAACATAACCAGTACGCCTTTCAAAACTTGCGTTAATCGGAAGACCATTAACCAAAATATCACCAGTGATTATTCCCACATTCCTTTGGGCCAAAGTGTTTAGTAATGTAGTTTTACCAGCACCAGATTCACCTATCAATGCAGTTAACGTGCCGGGGACGCAATAACCGCTTACGTTATCCAAAAGCATACGTTCTCCGTTATTATACTTGATTGTCAAACAGACATCTTTCCAAATAAACACGCCTGTAGCGGCCAAACCATCAAACTCAGCGTGTGTATGTTTGTTAGCGCCGCTACTTGAAACCATATCCTTTAAATCCTGTGCTGTTAAAGACAAATttagattttcttcatctttttcaccACCCCTGGATAATTCATGAACACCAATATTTGTGCCCTTCTTGAAAACCAGAGCATCACCACCCCCTTTAACAggatttttgaattcagtAAAAAGAGCTTTCAAGATGATGTAGCCGATCAAAAAACACCACATAATACCAAAGTTTCTCCAGGTGTTTTTGTACTCATATTCATATTgatctttcaaataatcATCACCTAGTACCCAGGTCTGGCCAGGCCTAGAACCAACAAATGCACACACCTGGTTATTAGGCGagacattttcaaaaccgGGACCTGAAGGAATTAAGGTGCCGCCACAATCCATACGCCTGCCGTGGAATTCTGCATTCAGCATTGACTCAAATGCATATCTAATGGGTAAAACGTATGAGATCCATTTGAACCATGGATGCATCGAGGGCAATTGTATCATGTACGTTGAATACATGGCAATAGACAACATCAGAATACCAGCAATAGAGTTGGCCTGTGCCAACGAATCACATAGGGACGAAATCATTTGAAACAAGCCTGTTATAGCTTCTGAACACATactcaaaaacaaataaatcataaaaaaacttcCGGCACTCGTGTGTAAACCTGCCAAGAAATAAAGGATAATTATGAAGAAGGTCAAACCAATCATCCTAAATGGGAAAGTTGAAATCGTGCTTGCTAATGCCTCTGCTGATGGATGATATAAAGAATAAACCTTGTGtttctttaaaattaaTCTGTGGTCGAAACTAATACTGGCTAGACCCATCAGAGAGTAATATAgtagagaaaaaaacagaacaCCACTTCTAGAAAAGGCGCCTAAGGTGGAAGGAGATGACTGGTAAAATAGTGATCCTGTGATAAACGATTGTGCTATGGCAGCGCATGTGTTGATCACGGTGTATGATTTATTACCGtatattctttgaaaaccCCTAACAGTGCAAAGTTTGACTTGTTCCCAGTAAGAGATTGTATAGTATGAGGATTTTCTCGCTCCTCTTGATTTCTCTTGTTCCATAGACACGTTGTAAATTGCTTTAGTCTTTTCGGTATCTACTTCCTGTTTATACTCTTGAATTTCACGTTGTAAACTGACACACTCTGAGGAAGCGAGCcagtatttttcaaattcatcgGCAGTACGTGGTATTTGGTCCTCATAGCCAGGTCGTATATTGTGCAGGCCATTAGGATCGGTAAGAGCTGTCAAATATTCGGCGGTAGATTGTCTTGGAGGACACAAGTAACCCattgtttcaaaataattcttagcttcaaaaactttaccGTAGAACACTTGTCTACCAGCATATAAGACAGTAACTTTATCAAAAGtttcatatatattttcgCTTGCTTGGTAAAGTGTAATCAGAGCTGTCGACCGCAACAAGTCTGTACTCACACGAATAGCTTGAGCATACTCCAGAGCGGTAGAGGCGTCGAGACCTCTTGTGGCGTTATCCCAGCAGTATATTGAACCTCTCGCTGCTAATGCTTCGGCAATGGAAACACGTTTGCGTTCCCCACCGGAAACACCGCTGACGAAGTCATTACCGACCCTTGTATCATAGGTATGGGTCAAGCCAAACATTGTGGCATAGAAATCTCTATTGGTAGCGATATATTCAGCCTTAGTGACATCATTAACCCTCTTTGAAGGCATCTTACAGGCAATAGCAAAATCTAGAGTTTGTTTTACCGTTAGGTATGGGAAATGAACATCTAACTCACCATTATAAATCACGTCTGATTTATAACATTTCATCATTTCCTCTTGAGGGATACCATCGTACGATATATCACCCGTTACACCTCCTGCAAACTGACTAGTCTCCCCAGCAGCACATTTCAAGAGCGAAGAGCACCCAGCACCTGGTCTACCCAGGACAAGGACCATCTCTCCCGGTTTGGCCAACAAACTAACATTCGTTAAAATAGTTCTCATCTTATGATGCTTTCTACTTTCACGGATACCTTTGATTATTGTCCACGGTAAACACAAAATATCACCAAAGGTTTTCCCCTCTAAGAACGTAGAATCAAGGCCTTCAGCTGAGATATTTTCCATAGTTACACCAGCTTTACGAAGATGAATACCTTGTTCAGAAGCCTCTTTAACAAAAGTTCCGATGGTGGCTGAAGCATCGAAAGTGGGAGAGTCAGGACTCTCCAATTTCATAGAGTCATCTCTCGTAGTATACCGAGCCATTATTCACGCACCCATTTGAAATCTACCATCAACAGTAACATCTTGACCACGATTACGGTTGTCTCACAATCAGAACCTAAATATATATGACCATTCTGGAACTTAGTCATCTGAACTCAATCTATTGCACGGCGCATCTAAGATTCAAATGTATCCCTTATAAAGGGATACATTTGACTTCATACTACTTTTAAATTTCAGAGctagaaaagaaaacgcGCTCGTAGAGAAACGATCGGAGCCTATATTTTTCGGTCAAGCACTTTGAATTAATTCTAGAAAGAGATGCAATTAATAACACGATGAACTGCCTGAAAGTACAGATTACGAAAACTCGAATACCCAACCGATGACGCTTAAGTCGCTGACGCATGCAGCCACTGGTATACTTGTCGAATGGGGTAAACTGACATCCATTTATACCTGTTGATTGCCGAAGTACATATTAGACGACCAAGCTTCAATATGAATGCATCTCCTCTAATAAAATAAACTGACTCTTATATTCCTCATTATTCAACAGGACGCGAAAGTCAACTGCCATATATCTTTATGATATGTCGATAACAGATCATTCCACAAATCTTGGAATATGATCTTCCGATATACTAACGATGCCATTCAACTATCCCTCATATCTTTGACGATAAAACTTCATCATACTGCTCTACAGGTATTGGCTCTGCAGAAAACTCTAAACTTTTAGCTGATAATTCTTAATATTCTCTTTGTATTTACAAGGCGAACGAAATTCAAGAGCAGCCGACAAGCTGAATGTCTCGGAATAGTATACATATGTCAATCTTTCTACTTTCTTAAGCTGAGAATTCTGGGGGTAGGACATTCTTTAATTGTGATTCACTATTGTAACctatcatttttcaatacaaaaaaagccCGCTTGTCAGCACCAATTGGAACGAAATTTCAACGTCTTGTTTATGCCGATTTGATTGCAGTACTTAAAAATGCTAGAACTTACACTAGCATTTTAGGCGTGCTGCATATCGAAGCTCTGTTTTCGCTCTTTGGTTGCTTACTTAGCCATCCAACAGGAATAATTTTTAAGCACAGCTCATGGAAATGAATCCGCAAGGCCTGTAATTTTCATTCAAGGATATTACAGTACACTTTTTATAACTATTTCGATGtacttaaaaaaataggaaACGGCCAAAAGAATAATTCTGGTCTCCACCAGTTGATAAACGTCTTTAATAGATATTCCAGTGTACCtatttcatcatcgttTTTATTGGAGGTAAGATTCAAGGCATAGCAACAGAAGTAAGTTGTTGAAATCTTTGACACAAGATTTTCGATTTTCGCCTTGCAGTAGCAGAGCTCAGACGGGCATTCCATAGACTGTACGGCTCGGGATTCGTTACACCCGTAGTGAGCTATATCCGGTAAGAAGGCATTACGATGTATGTTAGCAATGTGAGATTCCAGATCAGTCAACAGGCTGTAGTTGAGGGGAACAAAATTAATCCACAGAGCCGCCAATCCTCTTTGAAACGATGTAAGATTTTGCGCCTGCCTGTTACTGATAGATGTGGGATATGTCGATAGGACGGTTGAAAAGTGAGTCCGCTTCATTAAACCACAATTACTGGTGtcaataaaaagaaaacctttCAGCATAAACTCTCTGACCTTATTAGCCTCCAATATTTTGATGAATGCCTCCAACATTATCGTATATTCATAAACATCAGCATTCACGGCcctttcttcatcgtccaTTTCTACGT from Saccharomyces eubayanus strain FM1318 chromosome VII, whole genome shotgun sequence includes:
- the AIF1 gene encoding Aif1p, with the translated sequence MTTDTKTIIVVGAGVFGVSAANHLYRELDATTYKIKLITASDYVYFLPSAVRLMISKEYSSSILPLKKVLDDGVQVVKDKVASFNPKDLVLESGEVEKFDVLILATGSKWPDPISSTCEFGDNYKTHFEKEASRIADANHILFIGGGFVNCEIVGELIFKYEDEIRSGKKSISIIHNSDKLLPNSGLYGDTLREKVTNYLADHGIKLYLNTVGSFSSTTPNRIVFGESALEHVDADLIYKGVGISPNVPLNSISNLCDNKGFIQVKRNFQVKAIEEGNIFAIGDVTNFRYHGLFKRDNWIDVLTRNVMGFLNEGSKANLINASSYESGHAPSGVSLGPNVGFGQLPVPLLGTFNLPSFLVARAKSKNLLSDKMESLFKN
- the PDR18 gene encoding ATP-binding cassette multidrug transporter PDR18, whose protein sequence is MARYTTRDDSMKLESPDSPTFDASATIGTFVKEASEQGIHLRKAGVTMENISAEGLDSTFLEGKTFGDILCLPWTIIKGIRESRKHHKMRTILTNVSLLAKPGEMVLVLGRPGAGCSSLLKCAAGETSQFAGGVTGDISYDGIPQEEMMKCYKSDVIYNGELDVHFPYLTVKQTLDFAIACKMPSKRVNDVTKAEYIATNRDFYATMFGLTHTYDTRVGNDFVSGVSGGERKRVSIAEALAARGSIYCWDNATRGLDASTALEYAQAIRVSTDLLRSTALITLYQASENIYETFDKVTVLYAGRQVFYGKVFEAKNYFETMGYLCPPRQSTAEYLTALTDPNGLHNIRPGYEDQIPRTADEFEKYWLASSECVSLQREIQEYKQEVDTEKTKAIYNVSMEQEKSRGARKSSYYTISYWEQVKLCTVRGFQRIYGNKSYTVINTCAAIAQSFITGSLFYQSSPSTLGAFSRSGVLFFSLLYYSLMGLASISFDHRLILKKHKVYSLYHPSAEALASTISTFPFRMIGLTFFIIILYFLAGLHTSAGSFFMIYLFLSMCSEAITGLFQMISSLCDSLAQANSIAGILMLSIAMYSTYMIQLPSMHPWFKWISYVLPIRYAFESMLNAEFHGRRMDCGGTLIPSGPGFENVSPNNQVCAFVGSRPGQTWVLGDDYLKDQYEYEYKNTWRNFGIMWCFLIGYIILKALFTEFKNPVKGGGDALVFKKGTNIGVHELSRGGEKDEENLNLSLTAQDLKDMVSSSGANKHTHAEFDGLAATGVFIWKDVCLTIKYNNGERMLLDNVSGYCVPGTLTALIGESGAGKTTLLNTLAQRNVGIITGDILVNGLPINASFERRTGYVQQQDLHIAELTVKESLQFSARMRRSQSVTDTEKMEYVEKIMDILEMQGFSEALVGETGYGLNVEQRKKLSIGVELVGKPDLLLFLDEPTSGLDSQSAWAIVKMLKRLALAGQSILCTIHQPSATLFEQFDRLLLLRKGGQTVYFGDIGKNSNVVLEYFERNGARKCQKSENPAEYILEAIGAGATASVQENWHDIWKTSPEIAKVDEKVSTMIKDLSSTSQDIDKNPSKYATSYTYQFKRVLARSSLTFWRNLNYIMAKMMLLMVSGLFIGFTFFHVGNSYIGLQNTMFACFMAIVISAPATNQIQDRATAAKELYEVRESKSNMFHWSLLLITQYLNELPYHLLFSTIFFVSFYFPLGIFFEVSRSGIVYLNYAIIFQLYYVGLALMILYASPNLQSANVIVGFLLSFLLSFCGVVQPAFLMPGFWTFMWKLSPYTYFLQNFVGLMMHEKPVKCSEKELSVFNPPTGQTCGEFTKPFFKFGTGYIANPDATSDCAYCVYKVGDEYLTHLETTYNHLWRNFGFIWAYIIFNIFGMIVVYYVVQVKQFSPMKIGIVKNLTERFKRERENN